In a genomic window of Paracoccaceae bacterium:
- a CDS encoding DUF1326 domain-containing protein codes for MATNRREDADKLPISQRIDQRMPNPKRRQSTPTEWAIKGELFLNCSCTVFCPCVVSLGAHPPTEGHCHAWMAIAIDEGHYEGEDLAGLNIGLLVDIPGRMGEGNWKVAAYVDERATGKAYNGILQIFSGAAGGTTGLFTMLVSEIIGAERAPVEIVREGNRRSIMIGRKIQGEIEMVAGKDPAHPVMVSNSKYWMGPDIIAATGLKSRVRDYGRIWDFGGKSAEICPIDWKGPKP; via the coding sequence ATGGCAACGAACAGACGCGAAGATGCGGACAAGCTGCCGATCAGCCAACGGATTGATCAGCGCATGCCCAATCCGAAACGCCGCCAGTCCACGCCGACAGAATGGGCCATCAAGGGCGAGTTGTTTCTCAATTGTTCCTGCACGGTGTTTTGCCCCTGCGTGGTCAGCCTTGGCGCGCACCCCCCCACAGAGGGCCATTGCCATGCGTGGATGGCGATTGCCATTGATGAGGGCCACTATGAAGGTGAAGACCTGGCGGGGCTGAACATCGGTCTGCTGGTGGATATTCCCGGCCGTATGGGCGAGGGCAACTGGAAAGTCGCGGCTTATGTGGACGAACGCGCAACCGGCAAAGCCTACAACGGGATTTTGCAAATCTTCAGCGGTGCTGCGGGCGGGACGACGGGTTTGTTCACCATGCTGGTGAGCGAAATCATCGGGGCCGAGCGCGCGCCGGTTGAGATCGTGCGCGAGGGCAACCGGCGCTCCATCATGATCGGACGCAAAATACAGGGTGAGATCGAAATGGTTGCGGGCAAGGACCCTGCACACCCCGTCATGGTCAGCAATTCCAAATACTGGATGGGCCCGGATATCATCGCGGCGACGGGCCTCAAAAGCCGAGTGCGCGATTACGGTCGTATCTGGGATTTCGGCGGCAAGTCGGCAGAGATCTGCCCGATTGATTGGAAAGGCCCCAAACCGTGA
- a CDS encoding dimethylsulfoniopropionate demethylase, whose amino-acid sequence MALISPSRRLRRTHFSAGVEAAGVKAYTVYNHMLLATVFESVEADYHHLKNHVQIWDVSVERQVELRGPDAARLMQMLTPRDLRSMLPGRCFYVPIVDETGGMLNDPVAVKLAEDRWWISIADSDLLFWVKGIANGYRLDVLVDEPDVSPLAVQGPKAEELMARVFGESIRDVRFFRFGLFQFEGRDLVIARSGYSKQGGFEIYVQGGDLAMPLWHALFAAGEDLNVRAGCPNAIERIEGGLLSYGNDMTDDNTPHECGLGRFCDTQTAIGCIGRDALLRVAKEGPVQQVQAIAIDGDAVPPCDRVWPLFAGTRRVGQITSAIWSPDFSTNVAIGMVRMTHWDSGTKLEVETPDGMRTATVQPGFWA is encoded by the coding sequence ATGGCGCTAATTTCTCCCTCACGCAGGCTGCGCAGGACCCATTTTTCCGCTGGTGTCGAAGCGGCGGGCGTCAAGGCCTACACGGTGTATAATCACATGCTTTTGGCAACGGTGTTCGAAAGCGTTGAGGCGGACTACCATCACCTGAAAAACCATGTGCAGATCTGGGACGTGTCCGTGGAGCGTCAGGTCGAATTGCGCGGACCCGATGCCGCGCGTCTGATGCAGATGCTGACCCCGCGTGATCTGCGCAGCATGTTGCCGGGGCGGTGTTTTTACGTGCCCATCGTGGATGAAACCGGCGGCATGCTGAACGATCCAGTGGCGGTGAAACTGGCCGAGGACCGGTGGTGGATATCCATCGCAGACAGTGATTTACTGTTTTGGGTCAAGGGGATCGCCAACGGCTACCGCCTCGATGTGCTGGTGGACGAGCCCGATGTATCACCCCTGGCGGTGCAGGGTCCCAAGGCCGAAGAGTTGATGGCGCGTGTCTTTGGCGAATCGATCCGGGATGTCCGCTTCTTTCGCTTTGGTCTGTTCCAGTTTGAGGGTCGTGATCTGGTAATTGCGCGCTCGGGATATTCCAAACAGGGCGGTTTTGAAATCTACGTACAGGGTGGTGATCTGGCGATGCCGCTGTGGCATGCCTTGTTCGCCGCCGGCGAGGATCTCAATGTCCGTGCCGGGTGCCCCAATGCGATCGAACGGATTGAGGGCGGTCTGCTGTCCTATGGCAATGACATGACAGATGACAACACGCCGCATGAATGTGGGTTGGGTCGTTTCTGTGACACGCAGACCGCGATTGGGTGTATCGGTCGGGACGCTCTTTTGCGCGTGGCCAAGGAGGGTCCGGTGCAACAGGTGCAGGCCATCGCCATTGACGGTGACGCGGTGCCGCCCTGTGATCGGGTCTGGCCGCTGTTTGCTGGAACGCGCCGTGTCGGGCAGATCACATCGGCGATCTGGAGCCCGGATTTCAGCACAAACGTCGCAATCGGCATGGTTCGGATGACCCATTGGGACAGTGGCACCAAACTCGAAGTTGAAACGCCTGATGGCATGCGCACGGCCACCGTGCAGCCCGGATTTTGGGCATGA
- a CDS encoding DUF4345 family protein, whose protein sequence is MIDVFNTIACLLTVGFGLFGFLAPRYTASALDLAPTVSTMGLSEMRASVGGLFVVAGLAALWMQTPIAFAMIGFAFAGAATGRVASLIFDKPPLRKVLIFGGIEAALALWFLAANL, encoded by the coding sequence ATGATCGACGTCTTTAACACAATCGCGTGCCTTCTAACCGTTGGCTTTGGCCTTTTCGGGTTTCTGGCCCCGCGCTATACCGCGTCGGCTCTGGATCTGGCGCCAACCGTGTCAACTATGGGTCTCAGTGAAATGCGCGCCTCCGTCGGCGGGCTTTTCGTTGTTGCAGGTTTGGCCGCGCTCTGGATGCAAACGCCCATCGCTTTTGCAATGATCGGCTTTGCCTTTGCCGGGGCAGCCACCGGACGTGTCGCCTCACTGATTTTTGACAAACCGCCCCTGCGCAAAGTCCTGATTTTTGGTGGGATCGAAGCAGCCTTGGCGCTGTGGTTCCTTGCTGCCAACCTGTAA
- the chrA gene encoding chromate efflux transporter: protein MTAPSTQELIHVFGRIGLLSFGGPAAQISLMHRELVETRDWLSEQSFLRALSLCMLLPGPEAMQLATYAGWRLRGTLGGLIAGLLFVVPGALVILLLAMGYAVYGEVPLVQAAFEGVKAAVIIIVLQALLKVSRKALTTRDAWVLAAAAFVALFVFGLPFPLIIVLAALYGAMMQNTGTPPETPAADIAPNTLKTLAIWASLWALPVGVLWVTDQVFLTQIALFFSKLAVVTFGGAYAVLAYMTQTVVQDFGWITTAQMIDALGLAETTPGPLILVTEFVALLAGFAQGGIGLALAAGTVALWVTFTPCFLWIFLAGPYLDIISSKPRLSSALSAITACVVGVILNLAIWFALHVLFTQTSTATWHAAPVPELASLSFKALGLTGLAAVLMLISKRGMVETLVIMALAGVLTSLF, encoded by the coding sequence ATGACAGCCCCGTCAACGCAGGAGTTAATTCACGTCTTTGGTCGCATTGGGTTGTTGTCCTTTGGCGGTCCGGCAGCGCAAATTTCACTGATGCACCGAGAGTTGGTCGAAACCCGTGACTGGCTGAGTGAACAGAGTTTTCTGCGCGCCCTCTCTTTATGTATGTTGCTGCCCGGACCGGAGGCCATGCAGCTTGCCACCTACGCCGGATGGCGACTGCGTGGCACGCTTGGTGGTTTGATCGCCGGTTTGCTCTTTGTTGTTCCCGGAGCGCTGGTGATCCTTCTGCTGGCGATGGGCTATGCCGTCTATGGTGAGGTGCCACTGGTCCAGGCGGCATTTGAGGGGGTCAAAGCCGCCGTTATCATTATCGTTTTACAAGCCCTATTGAAAGTGTCCCGCAAGGCGCTCACAACCCGCGACGCATGGGTGCTGGCGGCGGCTGCCTTTGTGGCTTTGTTCGTCTTTGGCCTGCCCTTCCCGCTGATCATTGTGCTGGCGGCCCTTTATGGCGCGATGATGCAAAACACCGGCACGCCGCCCGAAACACCGGCTGCGGATATTGCACCAAACACGCTGAAAACCCTTGCAATCTGGGCCAGCCTTTGGGCCCTTCCGGTTGGTGTCCTGTGGGTAACGGATCAGGTATTCTTGACGCAAATCGCGCTTTTCTTTTCCAAGCTCGCCGTGGTGACATTTGGCGGCGCTTACGCCGTACTTGCCTATATGACTCAAACGGTTGTTCAGGATTTCGGCTGGATCACCACAGCACAGATGATCGACGCCTTGGGGCTGGCGGAAACGACGCCCGGGCCGCTGATCCTTGTCACTGAGTTCGTGGCACTCCTGGCCGGGTTCGCCCAAGGTGGGATTGGTCTCGCCCTCGCCGCTGGTACGGTCGCACTCTGGGTGACCTTCACGCCATGTTTTTTATGGATCTTCCTCGCTGGGCCTTACCTTGACATCATTTCCAGCAAACCAAGACTATCATCAGCCCTGTCCGCCATTACGGCCTGTGTTGTCGGCGTCATTTTAAATCTTGCCATCTGGTTCGCCCTTCACGTGTTGTTTACACAAACATCAACTGCCACGTGGCACGCGGCGCCAGTACCGGAACTGGCGTCCTTGAGCTTTAAAGCGCTGGGATTAACGGGTCTGGCGGCCGTTCTAATGCTCATATCAAAACGCGGCATGGTAGAAACGCTTGTTATCATGGCACTGGCGGGTGTGTTGACGAGCCTGTTCTGA
- a CDS encoding DinB family protein has protein sequence MARYNTWQNNQLMPVLEAMPHDELIKDRGAFFNSILGTANHLLWGDTIWMSRFDPSVPAPTIAGKDAPDLHPTITSWSADRFRVDGKIRFWADSLRALDLKGDLTWYSGTLEKEITSPFAMNVVHFFNHQTHHRGQIHAMLTAADQKAPVSDLAFMPKDA, from the coding sequence ATGGCGCGCTATAATACGTGGCAAAACAATCAGTTGATGCCTGTTCTTGAAGCGATGCCGCATGACGAACTGATCAAGGATCGCGGCGCGTTTTTCAACAGTATTCTGGGAACTGCGAACCATTTGCTATGGGGCGATACGATATGGATGAGCCGGTTTGACCCATCTGTGCCGGCGCCCACCATTGCTGGCAAGGACGCGCCGGATTTGCATCCGACAATCACATCGTGGTCGGCGGACCGCTTTCGGGTTGATGGCAAAATAAGGTTTTGGGCGGACTCTCTGCGTGCGCTTGACCTCAAAGGTGATCTCACTTGGTATTCCGGGACACTGGAAAAAGAAATCACGTCTCCTTTTGCCATGAACGTCGTTCATTTTTTCAACCATCAGACACATCACCGCGGTCAGATCCATGCCATGTTGACGGCGGCAGATCAAAAAGCACCGGTGAGTGATCTGGCTTTCATGCCAAAGGATGCCTGA
- a CDS encoding ribbon-helix-helix domain-containing protein yields MNRRPIKHSVTLKGHRTSISLEDEFWKALRDIASEKSKPINVLIAEIDVERGNSMGLASAIRLFVLRDLQDRLSRVQTDAR; encoded by the coding sequence ATGAACCGGCGCCCCATAAAGCATTCGGTGACCTTGAAAGGTCACCGGACGTCTATCTCTCTGGAGGACGAGTTTTGGAAGGCGCTGCGCGATATTGCGTCAGAAAAATCAAAGCCCATCAATGTCTTGATCGCTGAAATTGATGTGGAACGCGGTAACAGCATGGGGCTGGCCTCCGCGATCCGCCTGTTTGTCCTGCGCGATTTGCAGGACCGTCTGTCACGCGTTCAAACAGACGCGCGGTAG
- a CDS encoding ClpXP protease specificity-enhancing factor SspB — MSSSIDYGNLMHEAMRGLIKKVLEDVSSHGLPGAHHFFITFDTSHPDAELADWLSDRYPGEMTVVMQHWYENLEVGTDGFAVTLNFGDAPEPLYIPYDAIKTFVDPSVEFGLRFETQEEDGEDTVATGTELSTLPTAPVPAVKPAAETPASTDEPATKDAKDADIVSLDSFRK; from the coding sequence ATGAGCAGCAGCATTGATTATGGAAACCTGATGCATGAGGCCATGCGCGGCCTCATCAAAAAGGTTCTTGAGGATGTTTCATCCCATGGTCTGCCCGGAGCGCATCATTTCTTTATCACGTTTGACACCAGCCACCCGGATGCAGAGTTGGCGGATTGGCTGTCAGACCGGTACCCCGGCGAGATGACCGTGGTCATGCAACATTGGTACGAGAATCTGGAAGTTGGCACGGACGGGTTTGCCGTAACGCTGAACTTTGGAGATGCGCCGGAGCCGCTCTACATCCCATACGACGCGATCAAGACCTTCGTTGATCCATCTGTTGAATTCGGCCTGCGCTTTGAAACGCAGGAAGAAGACGGCGAAGACACAGTGGCCACCGGAACAGAGCTTTCCACGCTGCCAACAGCGCCGGTTCCGGCCGTCAAACCTGCGGCTGAAACACCCGCCAGCACGGATGAGCCGGCCACAAAAGATGCCAAAGACGCCGATATTGTGTCTTTGGACAGCTTTCGCAAATAG
- a CDS encoding DUF4169 family protein, producing the protein MSTPINLNKVKKERNRASRKARADENAVSFGQSKAQKNLLKAKAEKIARNLDAHKRET; encoded by the coding sequence ATGAGTACGCCCATCAACCTCAACAAGGTCAAGAAAGAACGCAACCGGGCCTCGCGCAAGGCGCGGGCTGACGAAAACGCCGTCAGCTTTGGTCAAAGCAAAGCGCAAAAAAACCTGTTGAAAGCCAAAGCCGAAAAGATCGCGCGCAATCTGGACGCTCACAAGCGCGAGACATGA
- the acuI gene encoding acryloyl-CoA reductase, with the protein MFKALVVNKDEDSGKTSAALEDLSLDQLPEGDVTVAVEYSTVNYKDGLCVGPGGGLVRKYPHVPGIDFAGTVEASDDARYKPGDKVVLTGWRVGEAHWGGYAQKARVKADWLVPLPEGLDTRAAMAVGTAGFTAMLSVMALEDHGLKAGDGPVLVTGAAGGVGSVAVALLASLGHEVAGVTGRPETADYLTGLGASQIVAREEINETVKRPLEAETWAGCVDAVGGAMLARVLGQMKYGASVAAVGLAGGAGLPATVIPFLLRGVNLLGIDSVMQPYDNRVRAWKRIASDLPMDKLEAMVVPATLGDLPQLGQDILKGQVKGRVVVDVNG; encoded by the coding sequence ATGTTCAAGGCACTTGTGGTGAACAAGGATGAAGACAGCGGCAAAACGTCAGCCGCTCTGGAAGATCTGTCTTTGGATCAATTGCCGGAGGGTGATGTCACGGTGGCCGTGGAGTATTCCACCGTGAATTACAAAGACGGGCTGTGCGTTGGGCCGGGCGGTGGATTGGTGCGCAAATACCCGCATGTGCCCGGCATTGATTTTGCAGGCACTGTCGAGGCATCTGATGATGCGCGCTACAAGCCGGGCGACAAGGTGGTGCTGACCGGCTGGCGTGTGGGCGAGGCGCATTGGGGCGGCTATGCACAAAAGGCGCGGGTCAAGGCGGATTGGCTGGTACCCTTGCCGGAAGGGTTGGATACGCGCGCGGCCATGGCCGTGGGGACGGCAGGTTTCACGGCGATGCTGTCGGTCATGGCGCTTGAAGATCACGGTCTCAAGGCAGGCGATGGTCCGGTGCTGGTCACGGGCGCTGCTGGCGGTGTCGGGTCGGTGGCGGTGGCGCTGCTGGCCTCACTGGGGCACGAAGTCGCCGGTGTAACCGGGCGTCCGGAAACCGCCGATTACCTGACGGGTTTGGGCGCGTCGCAGATTGTCGCGCGCGAAGAAATCAATGAAACGGTCAAACGTCCGCTGGAAGCGGAAACATGGGCCGGGTGTGTGGACGCCGTGGGCGGCGCAATGCTGGCACGCGTTCTGGGACAGATGAAGTATGGGGCGTCCGTCGCGGCGGTCGGTTTGGCGGGGGGGGCCGGGTTGCCTGCAACCGTGATTCCATTCCTGCTGCGCGGGGTGAATCTGCTGGGCATCGATTCAGTGATGCAGCCCTATGACAATCGTGTTCGGGCGTGGAAACGCATCGCATCCGACCTGCCGATGGATAAGCTTGAGGCGATGGTCGTCCCCGCGACGCTGGGCGATCTGCCCCAGCTTGGCCAGGATATTCTCAAGGGCCAGGTCAAGGGTCGCGTTGTCGTCGACGTAAACGGATGA
- a CDS encoding DUF2182 domain-containing protein: protein MHVTLRSTLWLGFFAAILAAWWVMFAMSMDMDLDVLGRPGEMGARMAAMDPRMPMYMPMANFGPLFWMWAIMMAAMMFPTLVPTLRAYEDLMHSANGSRAGWVGVLLGYFLVWVGFAALITGVQLALLFGGVVDMLGIAKSPWFSGGLLLIVGLFQFTRAKEICHGVCHAPAMYFLGHWRTGFGGGLRMGLGLGAFCVGCCWGFMSLGFVGGVMSLAWMGLATLFMVLEKLPQIGHYVTKPMGFALCIAGVAVMGWPLFMGG, encoded by the coding sequence TTGCACGTCACCCTGCGATCCACTCTCTGGCTGGGCTTTTTCGCGGCAATATTGGCCGCGTGGTGGGTGATGTTTGCCATGAGCATGGACATGGATCTCGATGTGCTGGGCCGCCCCGGTGAGATGGGCGCGCGCATGGCGGCGATGGATCCACGCATGCCAATGTATATGCCAATGGCCAATTTCGGACCGCTCTTTTGGATGTGGGCGATCATGATGGCGGCAATGATGTTTCCGACGCTGGTGCCGACCCTGCGCGCCTATGAGGATCTCATGCACAGCGCCAATGGGTCACGCGCGGGCTGGGTTGGCGTCTTGCTGGGATATTTCCTTGTCTGGGTGGGTTTCGCGGCCCTGATCACGGGAGTGCAACTGGCGCTGCTGTTTGGCGGCGTGGTGGACATGCTGGGCATTGCGAAATCGCCGTGGTTTTCAGGCGGGTTACTGCTGATCGTCGGGTTGTTCCAATTCACCCGCGCCAAGGAAATCTGCCACGGGGTCTGTCACGCACCGGCAATGTATTTTCTGGGCCACTGGCGCACCGGTTTTGGCGGCGGGCTACGCATGGGTCTGGGCCTCGGCGCATTTTGTGTGGGCTGCTGCTGGGGCTTTATGTCTCTGGGCTTTGTCGGCGGAGTGATGAGCCTCGCGTGGATGGGGCTGGCAACGCTGTTTATGGTGCTCGAAAAACTACCACAAATCGGGCATTACGTTACAAAACCAATGGGGTTTGCCCTGTGTATCGCGGGCGTCGCGGTCATGGGCTGGCCCTTGTTTATGGGAGGATAA
- a CDS encoding chromate resistance protein has translation MAQFASITPNSLMRLIGTPQAPVIIDVCIEQDFNDDPYLIPTAQRCPHQSIQELAPELPGKHVVVVCQKGLKLSHGAAALLRTLGIRAEALEGGNLAWHALKLPRIPASQLPPTMTGTRWVTKWRTKIDRIACPWLIRRFIDPKAQILFVPPAEVANVAEKFQATAFDVPGAPWTHSGALCTFDNMLAGFGLNIPALERMAVVVRGADTNDHALAPECAGLLALSVGLSRGFRDDLEQLDAGMVIYDALYQWARDGQNETHDWQEAPA, from the coding sequence ATGGCACAATTTGCCTCGATCACCCCAAATTCCCTGATGCGACTGATCGGAACGCCGCAGGCGCCCGTAATCATCGACGTTTGCATAGAGCAAGATTTCAACGACGATCCCTACTTGATACCGACCGCACAAAGATGCCCCCATCAATCCATCCAAGAGCTTGCGCCGGAGCTGCCGGGCAAACATGTGGTCGTGGTGTGCCAGAAAGGTTTGAAACTCAGCCATGGTGCCGCCGCGCTCCTGCGTACGCTTGGTATTCGGGCGGAAGCCCTGGAGGGCGGGAATCTGGCCTGGCACGCACTCAAGCTGCCACGCATCCCAGCGTCACAGTTGCCTCCCACCATGACCGGCACGCGCTGGGTGACCAAATGGCGCACCAAGATTGACCGGATCGCTTGCCCATGGTTGATCCGACGATTTATAGACCCCAAAGCGCAAATTCTCTTTGTACCGCCCGCCGAAGTTGCCAATGTTGCCGAAAAATTTCAGGCAACTGCCTTTGATGTTCCCGGCGCACCCTGGACCCACAGCGGTGCGCTTTGCACCTTTGATAATATGCTGGCCGGGTTTGGGTTGAATATTCCCGCTTTGGAAAGAATGGCCGTGGTGGTCCGGGGCGCAGACACAAATGATCATGCTTTGGCCCCGGAATGCGCCGGGTTGCTTGCCCTCTCGGTGGGTCTGTCACGCGGGTTTCGGGACGACCTGGAGCAACTGGACGCGGGTATGGTGATCTATGACGCCCTCTATCAGTGGGCCCGCGACGGCCAGAACGAAACACATGACTGGCAAGAGGCACCCGCATGA
- a CDS encoding GntR family transcriptional regulator, which yields MKIDPDSPADLSAQIAGAIRDAIVAGTLIVDERLPSEAELAEQFEVSRPTVREALKRLAAQSLIRTQRGATGGAFVNRLSYEAAYPQQITTSTLLLSMNAVSFGTACEARYALERACAPLSAERRTADHLATMRAEIHRQNQPGLTDEAFCASDVAFHRALVDGTGNLVLSYQLAGAVEAMQPLMNMITFTARDRARIIGLHKDIADALEAQNGAETSDALTALEAETQALAQSVFAARADKNAR from the coding sequence ATGAAAATTGACCCTGACAGCCCCGCCGACCTTTCCGCGCAGATTGCAGGTGCCATTCGCGATGCGATTGTTGCCGGCACATTGATTGTGGACGAACGCCTGCCGTCCGAGGCGGAACTGGCAGAGCAGTTTGAAGTGTCCCGTCCCACCGTGCGCGAGGCTTTGAAACGGCTGGCCGCACAATCGCTGATCCGCACGCAACGCGGCGCGACGGGCGGCGCCTTTGTCAACAGGCTGAGTTACGAGGCCGCCTACCCCCAGCAGATCACAACCTCCACGTTGTTACTCAGCATGAACGCGGTCAGTTTTGGCACCGCCTGCGAAGCGCGTTACGCGCTCGAAAGGGCCTGTGCGCCACTGTCAGCGGAGCGTCGCACGGCGGACCATCTGGCCACAATGCGTGCCGAAATTCACCGGCAAAACCAGCCCGGACTGACAGATGAGGCCTTCTGTGCGTCGGACGTCGCCTTCCACCGCGCGCTTGTAGATGGCACCGGTAATCTGGTGCTCAGTTATCAGCTCGCCGGCGCGGTCGAAGCAATGCAGCCCCTGATGAACATGATCACCTTTACCGCGCGTGATCGTGCGCGGATCATCGGGTTGCACAAGGATATCGCCGATGCGCTGGAGGCACAAAACGGCGCAGAAACCAGCGATGCTTTGACGGCGCTGGAGGCTGAAACCCAGGCACTGGCGCAAAGCGTCTTTGCCGCACGCGCGGACAAAAATGCACGGTGA
- a CDS encoding fructose bisphosphate aldolase has product MSDTNAMRDQIKSGAGFIAALDQSGGSTPKALSLYGVEPSDYSGDAEMFKAMHDMRARIILADDFTSKKIIGAILFERTMHDTINDKPVAELLWSDRGVVPFLKIDKGLEEQADGVQLLKPMPGLEDLLADAKSKGIFGTKERSVVNEANAKGVADIVAQQFDVARTVIAAGLVPILEPEVNIHSETKAEAEALLEAEIAKHLDALEGDVDVMLKLTLPDQPGLYDGLAAHPRVLQVVALSGGYSTDVASAKLSENKHMIASFSRALTEGLNVKMSDAEFGTALGANIEKIYRASV; this is encoded by the coding sequence ATGTCAGACACCAACGCGATGCGGGATCAAATTAAATCTGGCGCGGGATTCATCGCGGCCCTGGACCAGTCCGGCGGGTCGACACCCAAAGCGTTGAGCCTTTATGGCGTTGAACCATCTGATTATTCTGGCGATGCGGAAATGTTCAAGGCGATGCACGACATGCGCGCCCGGATTATTCTTGCTGACGACTTTACAAGCAAAAAAATTATCGGGGCGATCCTGTTTGAGCGCACAATGCACGACACGATCAATGACAAACCGGTGGCGGAGTTATTGTGGAGTGACCGCGGGGTGGTTCCGTTTCTGAAGATCGACAAAGGATTGGAAGAACAGGCGGACGGGGTTCAACTTCTGAAACCGATGCCGGGTCTGGAAGACTTGCTGGCTGACGCAAAGTCGAAAGGTATCTTTGGTACAAAAGAGCGTTCCGTGGTGAATGAGGCCAATGCCAAAGGCGTAGCTGACATTGTGGCCCAACAGTTTGACGTGGCGCGCACCGTTATTGCGGCCGGGTTGGTGCCGATCCTGGAGCCGGAAGTGAATATTCATTCCGAGACCAAAGCCGAGGCCGAGGCGCTTCTTGAAGCAGAAATCGCAAAGCATCTTGATGCGCTTGAGGGCGATGTTGATGTCATGTTGAAGCTGACCTTGCCCGACCAACCGGGCCTCTATGACGGGCTCGCCGCACACCCGCGTGTTCTACAGGTTGTTGCGCTGTCGGGGGGATATTCAACAGATGTGGCATCGGCGAAACTTTCCGAAAACAAACATATGATCGCAAGTTTCAGCCGGGCGCTGACCGAAGGGTTGAACGTGAAAATGAGTGATGCCGAATTTGGCACGGCTCTCGGGGCCAACATCGAAAAAATCTACCGCGCGTCTGTTTGA
- the fumC gene encoding class II fumarate hydratase: MAQTRTETDSFGPLEVPAEKYWGAQTQRSIINFPIGWEKQPIAVVRALGVIKKACAQANIALGKLDAERGNAIVQAAGEVVEGKFDDNFPLVVWQTGSGTQSNMNANEVIANRAIEILGGEIGSKDPVHPNDHCNMGQSSNDTFPTAMHISTAMTARDVLLPGLEKLHAALQAKVEEFDGIIKIGRTHTQDATPLTLSQEFSGYTHQVAMGIQRVKDALGRINELAQGGTAVGTGLNTTKGWDVTVAANMAEITGLPFVTAPNKFEALAAHDAMVEISGALKTVAASLFKIANDIRLLGSGPRCGLGELVLPENEPGSSIMPGKVNPTQCEALTQVCAHVFGNDAAVGFAGSQGHFELNVYKPMMAYNVLQSMQLLGDAASAFTDNLVVDLKADADRIEKLMRESLMLVTALAPEIGYDNATKVAKTAHKNGTTLKEEAISLGFVDAETFERVVRPENMIGPK; encoded by the coding sequence ATGGCTCAGACCCGCACCGAAACCGACAGCTTTGGCCCCCTGGAAGTTCCCGCAGAAAAATACTGGGGCGCGCAGACGCAGCGCTCCATCATCAACTTCCCCATCGGCTGGGAAAAACAACCGATTGCTGTGGTGCGCGCCCTCGGCGTGATCAAGAAAGCCTGCGCACAGGCCAATATCGCCTTGGGCAAACTGGACGCAGAGCGGGGAAACGCGATTGTGCAGGCCGCAGGCGAGGTTGTGGAGGGTAAATTTGACGACAATTTCCCGCTGGTGGTCTGGCAGACCGGATCGGGCACGCAATCCAATATGAACGCCAATGAAGTCATTGCCAATCGCGCCATCGAAATTCTGGGCGGCGAAATCGGGTCCAAAGACCCCGTGCATCCCAATGATCACTGCAACATGGGGCAATCGTCCAACGACACCTTTCCCACCGCAATGCATATCTCCACGGCGATGACGGCGCGCGACGTGCTCTTGCCCGGTCTTGAAAAGCTGCACGCCGCCTTGCAGGCCAAAGTCGAGGAATTTGACGGCATCATAAAGATTGGACGCACCCACACGCAGGACGCCACGCCACTGACCCTGTCTCAGGAGTTCTCGGGATATACGCATCAGGTCGCGATGGGCATCCAGCGGGTCAAAGACGCTTTAGGCCGCATAAACGAGCTCGCACAAGGCGGCACCGCCGTGGGCACCGGTTTGAACACTACTAAAGGGTGGGACGTGACGGTTGCCGCGAACATGGCCGAAATCACCGGCCTGCCCTTTGTCACCGCCCCCAATAAATTCGAAGCGCTCGCCGCTCATGATGCCATGGTCGAAATCTCAGGTGCGCTGAAAACCGTTGCCGCGTCACTGTTCAAGATCGCAAACGACATTCGCCTTTTGGGATCCGGGCCGCGCTGCGGTCTGGGGGAGTTGGTTTTGCCAGAAAACGAGCCGGGCTCCTCCATCATGCCAGGCAAAGTGAACCCGACCCAATGCGAAGCCCTCACGCAGGTCTGCGCACATGTGTTCGGCAACGACGCTGCTGTAGGGTTTGCCGGGTCTCAGGGGCATTTTGAATTGAACGTTTACAAGCCGATGATGGCCTATAACGTTCTGCAATCCATGCAACTGTTGGGTGATGCGGCGTCAGCATTTACGGATAACCTCGTGGTTGATTTGAAGGCGGACGCAGACCGGATAGAAAAGCTGATGCGCGAATCCTTGATGCTCGTGACAGCACTGGCTCCGGAAATTGGCTATGACAATGCCACAAAGGTCGCCAAGACTGCGCATAAAAACGGAACCACACTGAAGGAAGAAGCGATTTCATTGGGTTTCGTGGACGCAGAAACATTTGAACGCGTCGTGCGCCCCGAAAATATGATCGGACCAAAATGA